A region from the Desulfovibrio sp. Huiquan2017 genome encodes:
- a CDS encoding pyrimidine/purine nucleoside phosphorylase — protein sequence MTAFANATITKKANIYYEGKVTSRTITLSDGSVVTLGIMLPGEYEFGTEKPEFMEITSGEVSVQLPGLDDWVAMTGGQSFNVPGEAKFRLKVSTVTDYCCSYLD from the coding sequence ATGACCGCATTCGCCAACGCGACCATTACCAAAAAAGCCAATATCTATTACGAGGGCAAGGTAACCAGCCGGACCATCACCCTGAGCGACGGCAGTGTCGTCACGCTCGGCATCATGCTGCCCGGCGAATACGAGTTCGGCACCGAGAAGCCCGAGTTCATGGAAATCACCTCGGGCGAGGTGTCCGTTCAGTTGCCCGGCCTGGACGACTGGGTGGCCATGACCGGCGGGCAGAGCTTCAACGTGCCCGGCGAGGCCAAGTTCCGCCTCAAGGTCAGCACCGTAACCGACTACTGTTGCTCCTATCTGGACTAG